One window of Streptomyces sp. NBC_00273 genomic DNA carries:
- a CDS encoding globin domain-containing protein has product MKSSFAVVERRAEHAVKFFYSHLFWHNPAVRALFPDSLHDMERQRDRLFAALTHVIARLDDETLGPYLRDLGRDHRKFLVRPEHYAAVGASLLAALAETSGAAWTPPVEKAWAEAYQVMADAMTAGADASEDPPWWNAEVVRHLQYGPDIGVLTLRPHAPFPYLPGQYTSVSSDRVPTTWRTYSIGNAPRPDGTLDLHVSRVDRGRLSTALVRETRPGDVLRLSAAGGQLTFRREDRPVSLIAAGTGWAPIRALLEDLAERPCDQDVRLFVVARDGAHLYDRPLIDAYAASCAWLAVTYITPAPGRHRNQATDRLATALGNRGLWPDQDVYLSGPPQFIDETAHLLQELGARPGRLFHDAVPARGHAYGERPLGFGEWFLEPPTPHWYDPSARAPRTY; this is encoded by the coding sequence CTCACTCCACGACATGGAACGCCAGCGGGACCGGCTCTTCGCCGCGCTCACCCACGTGATCGCCCGCCTCGACGACGAGACCCTCGGCCCCTACCTGCGCGACCTGGGACGCGACCACCGCAAGTTCCTGGTCCGCCCCGAGCACTACGCGGCCGTCGGCGCCAGCCTGCTCGCCGCACTCGCGGAGACCTCCGGCGCGGCCTGGACCCCACCGGTCGAGAAGGCCTGGGCCGAGGCCTACCAGGTGATGGCCGACGCGATGACGGCCGGCGCCGACGCGAGCGAGGACCCGCCGTGGTGGAACGCGGAGGTCGTGCGCCACCTCCAGTACGGACCGGACATAGGCGTCCTGACGCTCCGGCCGCACGCCCCCTTCCCCTATCTCCCCGGCCAGTACACGAGCGTGAGCAGCGACCGGGTCCCGACGACCTGGCGCACCTACTCCATCGGCAACGCCCCCCGCCCCGACGGCACCCTCGACCTGCACGTCAGCCGGGTCGACCGGGGGCGTCTGAGCACCGCCCTGGTCCGCGAGACCCGGCCGGGCGACGTGCTGCGGCTCAGCGCCGCCGGCGGGCAGCTGACCTTCCGCCGCGAGGACCGCCCGGTCAGCCTGATAGCCGCCGGCACCGGCTGGGCACCCATCCGGGCCCTGCTGGAGGATCTCGCGGAGCGTCCCTGCGATCAGGACGTACGGCTCTTCGTGGTGGCCCGGGACGGCGCACACCTCTACGACCGCCCGCTCATCGACGCGTACGCCGCCAGCTGCGCCTGGCTCGCCGTCACCTACATCACGCCCGCCCCCGGGCGCCACCGCAACCAGGCCACCGACCGGCTGGCGACCGCGCTGGGCAACCGGGGGCTGTGGCCGGACCAGGACGTCTACCTCAGCGGTCCGCCGCAGTTCATCGACGAGACCGCCCACCTCCTCCAGGAGCTGGGCGCCCGCCCCGGCCGCCTCTTCCACGACGCCGTGCCGGCCCGGGGCCACGCGTACGGGGAGCGCCCGCTGGGATTCGGCGAGTGGTTCCTCGAGCCCCCGACGCCCCACTGGTACGACCCCTCGGCCCGCGCGCCGAGGACGTACTGA
- a CDS encoding SurA N-terminal domain-containing protein, which translates to MHRRTALSVSAALLVAAPLLSACSGEPRPGTAAVVGGERITTSALQAQVNDVRAAQNRSGQAAAELIASTPHLERQKLDALLQSRIIDKMADTAGLAATQKDIEDERKAYVDENGGNEQFEALLLQKGAMAPGQVDRFLRDRVLLTALTAKYGAGKLEEPARAAVKALHIEVNPRYGAWDAKEIKLGTGETPWITQRTRPEAAPAGA; encoded by the coding sequence TTGCACCGTCGCACAGCGCTCTCCGTCTCCGCCGCCCTGCTCGTGGCGGCGCCCCTGCTGTCCGCCTGCTCGGGCGAGCCCCGACCCGGCACCGCGGCCGTCGTGGGCGGCGAACGGATCACCACTTCCGCGCTCCAGGCCCAGGTCAACGACGTCCGCGCGGCGCAGAACCGTTCCGGGCAGGCCGCCGCCGAACTCATCGCGAGCACCCCCCACCTGGAGCGGCAGAAGCTCGACGCGCTCCTCCAGAGCCGGATCATCGACAAGATGGCCGACACCGCCGGGCTCGCGGCCACCCAGAAGGACATCGAGGACGAACGCAAGGCGTACGTCGACGAGAACGGCGGCAACGAGCAGTTCGAGGCACTGCTCCTGCAGAAGGGGGCCATGGCTCCCGGCCAGGTCGACCGTTTCCTCCGGGACCGGGTGCTCCTCACCGCGCTCACCGCCAAGTACGGAGCCGGGAAGCTGGAGGAGCCCGCCCGCGCCGCCGTCAAGGCACTGCACATCGAGGTGAACCCGCGCTACGGAGCCTGGGACGCCAAGGAGATCAAGCTCGGCACCGGGGAGACGCCCTGGATCACCCAGCGGACGCGGCCCGAGGCGGCGCCCGCCGGAGCCTGA
- a CDS encoding nucleoside triphosphate pyrophosphohydrolase, translating into MTDHSEPTAAATAAEPTGRIVLLTTSHRVAPGVLSWPAWQVLHAADRVLCADPDHPQLPYLREAGIEVAFESPDAHALVDACAGGRTVVVLPGGEGDQRLTDGLARLAGSGRVSMPDLELLPGSYDLPGARLLDLVQVMDRVRRECPWTSRQTHRGLAKYAIEEAYELVEAIEDGDREELREELGDVLLQVVFHARIAEEAGGEGEDGEDAVEAFSIDDVAGALVTKLIHRHPHVFGDAEAETPEDVNAHWQRTKAVEKRRASVTDGIPVGQPGLALAAKLAGRARTGGVAVELPRGEGIGYELLELAARAEAAGTDPETALRAAARAYRDAIRVAEGVAEPGE; encoded by the coding sequence GTGACCGACCACTCCGAACCCACCGCCGCCGCCACCGCTGCCGAGCCCACGGGCCGCATCGTCCTGCTGACCACCAGCCACCGGGTCGCCCCCGGCGTGCTGTCCTGGCCGGCGTGGCAGGTCCTGCACGCCGCGGACCGGGTGCTGTGCGCCGACCCCGACCACCCGCAGCTGCCGTACCTGCGGGAGGCGGGCATCGAGGTCGCGTTCGAGAGCCCGGACGCGCACGCGCTGGTCGACGCCTGCGCGGGCGGCCGTACGGTCGTGGTGCTCCCGGGCGGCGAGGGCGACCAGCGGCTCACCGACGGGCTGGCCCGGCTGGCCGGCTCGGGCCGGGTCTCCATGCCCGACCTGGAACTGCTCCCGGGCTCCTACGACCTGCCGGGCGCGCGCCTGCTCGACCTGGTCCAGGTGATGGACCGGGTCCGGCGCGAGTGCCCGTGGACCTCCCGCCAGACCCACCGGGGCCTGGCCAAGTACGCGATCGAGGAGGCGTACGAGCTGGTCGAGGCCATCGAGGACGGGGACCGGGAGGAGCTGCGCGAGGAGCTCGGCGACGTGCTGCTCCAGGTGGTCTTCCACGCCCGGATCGCCGAGGAGGCCGGCGGGGAGGGCGAGGACGGCGAGGACGCCGTCGAGGCCTTCTCCATCGACGACGTGGCCGGGGCGCTCGTCACCAAGCTGATCCACCGGCACCCGCACGTCTTCGGCGACGCGGAGGCCGAGACCCCGGAGGACGTCAACGCGCACTGGCAGCGCACCAAGGCGGTGGAGAAGCGGCGGGCGTCGGTCACCGACGGGATCCCGGTGGGCCAGCCCGGCCTGGCGCTCGCCGCCAAGCTCGCGGGCCGGGCCCGGACGGGCGGCGTGGCCGTGGAACTGCCCCGCGGCGAGGGCATCGGGTACGAGCTGCTGGAGCTCGCGGCACGCGCCGAGGCGGCGGGGACCGACCCCGAGACCGCGCTGCGCGCGGCGGCCCGCGCCTACCGGGACGCGATCCGGGTGGCCGAGGGCGTGGCGGAGCCGGGCGAGTAG